Within the Thiohalobacter sp. IOR34 genome, the region TGCGCCTGCGTCAGGGGCGCATGGAGGAGGAGACGGTATTCTCGGAGGACCCGCTGCAGGTGGCGGGCCGCTGGGTCGAGGCCGGTGCCCGGCGCCTGCACATGGTCGATCTGAACGGTGCCTTCGCCGGCGAGCCGGTCAACGCCGAGGTGATCCGCCGGGTGGCCGAGGCCTTTCCCGAGCTGCCGATCCAGGTCGGTGGCGGCATCCGCGACGAGGACACGGTGCAGACCTATCTCGATGCCGGCGTGCAGTACGTGATCATCGGCACCAAGGCGGTCAGCGCGCCGCATTTCGTCAACGACCTGTGCCTGGAATTTCCCGGCCACATCATCGTCGGTCTGGATGCCAAGGAGGGCAAGGTGGCCATCGACGGCTGGTCCAAGCTGTCCAACCATGATGTCATCGACATGGCCCAGCACTTCGAGCGCGACGGGGTGGAGGCGATCATCTACACGGACATCAGCCGTGACGGCATGATGAGCGGCGTCAACATCGAGGCCACGGTGCGCCTGGCCCGGGCCATCACCATCCCGGTCATTGCCTCGGGCGGCATCACCAACCTGGACGATATCCGCCGCCTCTGCGAGGTGGCCGACGAGGGCATCGTCGGCGCCATCACCGGCCGCGCCATCTACGAGGGCACGTTGGATTTCGCCGAGGGCCAGAAGCTTGCCGACGAGCTCGAGGCCGGGCACTGAGGGGCGGACGATGGGCCTGGCCAAACGCATCATCCCCTGCCTCGACGTCGATGCCGGCCGCGTCGTCAAGGGGGTGCGCTTCGTCGAGATCCGCGATGCCGGTGACCCGGTGGAGGTGGCCCGCCGCTACGATCAGGAAGGCGCCGACGAGATCACCTTCCTCGACATTACCGCCAGTTCCGATCAGCGGCAGACCATGGTACAGGTGGTGGAGCAGGTCGCCGGCGAGGTGTTCATCCCGCTGACCGTTGGCGGCGGCATCCGCGAGCTGGCCGACATCCGCCGCATGCTCAATGCCGGTGCCGACAAGGTGGCCATCAACACCGCCGCCG harbors:
- the hisA gene encoding 1-(5-phosphoribosyl)-5-[(5-phosphoribosylamino)methylideneamino]imidazole-4-carboxamide isomerase — encoded protein: MLLIPAIDLKDGKCVRLRQGRMEEETVFSEDPLQVAGRWVEAGARRLHMVDLNGAFAGEPVNAEVIRRVAEAFPELPIQVGGGIRDEDTVQTYLDAGVQYVIIGTKAVSAPHFVNDLCLEFPGHIIVGLDAKEGKVAIDGWSKLSNHDVIDMAQHFERDGVEAIIYTDISRDGMMSGVNIEATVRLARAITIPVIASGGITNLDDIRRLCEVADEGIVGAITGRAIYEGTLDFAEGQKLADELEAGH